In Choloepus didactylus isolate mChoDid1 chromosome 18, mChoDid1.pri, whole genome shotgun sequence, a single genomic region encodes these proteins:
- the PYY gene encoding peptide YY, whose translation MMVTVRRPWLAMAAMLLTLLAFLGALVEAYPSKPEVPGEDASPEELNRYYASLRHYLNLVTRQRYGKRDSSEGLLSNLRFPEGEDRPVRSR comes from the exons ATGGTGACGGTGCGCAGGCCCTGGCTCGCTATGGCTGCGATGCTGCTGACCCTGCTCGCCTTCCTTGGGGCGCTGGTAGAGGCCTACCCCTCCAAACCCGAGGTTCCCGGCGAGGACGCCTCCCCGGAGGAGCTGAACCGCTACTACGCCTCCCTCCGCCACTACCTCAACCTGGTCACCCGGCAGCG GTACGGGAAACGGGACAGCTCCGAAGGTCTGCTCTCGAATCTGCGCTTCCCCGAGGGCGAGGACCGTCCCGTCAGGTCGCGGTAA